ATCATATTTTTCCGCTGCAGCCCAGAACGTTTCTCATCTTGTGCCTTACGATTTTCTTGATTGCTTCCCGGGCTTCGCCCAGGTATTTTCTCGGGTCGAATTCCGACGGGTTTTCAGAAAAATACCTGCGAATAGTGGCGGTCATGGCCAGCCTCAAGTCGGTGTCTATGTTTATCTTGCAAACCCCCATGGAAGCGGCCTTCCTCAACATGTCTTCCGGCACACCCTGGGCTCCGGGAATATTTCCTCCGTACCTGTTACATATTTCTACGTACTCGGGCAGCACTGATGAAGCACCGTGGAGCACCAATGGGAACCCGGGCAGTTTCTCCGTTATCTTTTTGAGCCTTTCAAAATCCAGATACGCTTCACCCTTGAATTTATAAGCCCCGTGACTGGTTCCGATGGCTACAGCCAGGGAATCGACCCCGGTCCTCTCGACGAATTCCAGGGCCTGGTCAGGATCCGTAAAAGTAGCTTCCCGGTCGCTCACCTTTACATTGTCCTCTACTCCCGCCAGCCTGCCCAGCTCGCCTTCCACCACCACACCTCTCTCGTGGGCGTATTCGACCACTCTCCTGGTGAGGGCGATATTCTCCTCAAAGGGCAGCCTGGAACCGTCAATCATTACAGAAGTAAAGCCGTCGTCTATACAGGCTTTACATATTTCAAAATCCTCGCCGTGGTCCAGGTGAAGCACTATCGGAATACCCGTATCCTCCACGGCCGCTTCCACCAGCTTTTTAAGATAAATGGGCCTCGCATACTTCCTTGCCCCGGCGGAAACCTGAAGGATGAGCGGCGCCTTTTCTTCCCTGGCGGCCTCAACTATCCCCTGAATGATCTCCATGTTGTTTACATTGAAAGCACCTATTGCATACCCGCCTTCGTAAGCTTTTTTGAACATTTCCCTGGATGTTACAAGCGGCATGTAGTTCCCCTCCAGCAAAAATTTTCTATAAAATTATATAACAAAATTCAAAAAAAGTATATCCGCCCGGGCGTTTGAAAGTGATATAATTTAAATCACAGAGCATTTCGGGAGGTCGTCTTATAATGCCATCCCATGAAAACATAAAACCGAAGACGGAGGCCATTTTGGCCGGTTTAATCGATGATAAATCCTGCGATGAAACCCTCGAAGAACTGGCGCTGCTTTCAGAAACGGCCGGAGCAAAAGTCTTAGCAAAGGTGACCCAGAAGCGCGCAAGCAAAGACCCCGCCTATTACCTGGGTATGGGCAAAGCTCGGGAAATAGCGGAATTGGTAGAGGGCCTGGGAGCCAATGCGGTTATTTTCGATGACGACCTGACACCGGTTCAGATTCGAAACCTGGAAAACCTTATCGGAGTTCAGATAATAGACAGAACCACTCTGGTGCTGGATATTTTTGCTCAGAGGGCTAGATCCTTAGAAGGCAAGATCCAGGTGGAACTGGCCCAGCTCCAGCACATGCTGCCCAGGCTCACAGGCAAAGGCGTCGAGCTTTCCAGAGAAGGCGGAGGTATCGGCACGAGGGGCCCCGGCGAGACAAAGTTGGAAACGGACCGGAGGCACATCAGGCGCAGAATCACCCATTTAAAAAAAGAATTGGAAAGAATTAGGAAAAATAGAAAGCTGCTGAGAAGTTCCAGAAAATACCCGGTCATAAGTCTTGTCGGCTATACCAATGCAGGAAAATCCACACTGATGAATGCCCTTACGGGAGCCGGGGTTTCCAGCAATGACAGGCTTTTTGACACCCTGGACCCGACCACGAGGGCGCTCCTACTTCCCGACGGTCGAAGGGTGCTTTTATCGGATACAGT
The DNA window shown above is from Thermosediminibacter oceani DSM 16646 and carries:
- the fba gene encoding class II fructose-1,6-bisphosphate aldolase; translated protein: MPLVTSREMFKKAYEGGYAIGAFNVNNMEIIQGIVEAAREEKAPLILQVSAGARKYARPIYLKKLVEAAVEDTGIPIVLHLDHGEDFEICKACIDDGFTSVMIDGSRLPFEENIALTRRVVEYAHERGVVVEGELGRLAGVEDNVKVSDREATFTDPDQALEFVERTGVDSLAVAIGTSHGAYKFKGEAYLDFERLKKITEKLPGFPLVLHGASSVLPEYVEICNRYGGNIPGAQGVPEDMLRKAASMGVCKINIDTDLRLAMTATIRRYFSENPSEFDPRKYLGEAREAIKKIVRHKMRNVLGCSGKI
- the hflX gene encoding GTPase HflX; the protein is MPSHENIKPKTEAILAGLIDDKSCDETLEELALLSETAGAKVLAKVTQKRASKDPAYYLGMGKAREIAELVEGLGANAVIFDDDLTPVQIRNLENLIGVQIIDRTTLVLDIFAQRARSLEGKIQVELAQLQHMLPRLTGKGVELSREGGGIGTRGPGETKLETDRRHIRRRITHLKKELERIRKNRKLLRSSRKYPVISLVGYTNAGKSTLMNALTGAGVSSNDRLFDTLDPTTRALLLPDGRRVLLSDTVGFIRKLPHEIVEAFKATLEEVKEADLLIHVVDASSPKADEEISTVKSVLKEIGAENIPTILALNKIDRVNHRELITGEENVVEISALCGTNLDILREKICQLLPQTREHALLCIPYEYGFLLDEIHETSLVEREEFKQDGIEIEGKIDTILLRRIKKYLSEKNACS